The Oleidesulfovibrio alaskensis DSM 16109 DNA window GCCGCACTTGAGAAAAAAGTCCGCATTCCGGGCTACACCACATAAGGAATTTTAACCCATGACAGCAGCCAAAAGCCCCATCCTGCGTGTGGAAAACGTCTGTAAGCAGCTTGGCGGCAAAGAAATACTCAAATCTGTCACCCTTTCCGTCAACAAGGGTGAACTCAAGGTGCTTATCGGCCCTTCCGGCGCAGGCAAATCCACCCTGCTGCAGTGTATCAACTATCTCATTCCGCCGGACAGCGGTGATGTGTATCTGGAAAACCGCAAGGTGGAACTGCACCGCAAGGCCGAGCTGTATGAACTGCGCCAGCAGGTAGGCATGATTTTTCAGGATTTCAACCTGTTTGACCACCTGACCGCTGCGGACAACGTTTCCATTGCACTGCGCAAGGTCAAGGGCATGAGCCGTAAGGACGCCGCCGCAAGGGCCATGCAGGAACTGGAACGTGTGGGGCTGGTCGAGCGCGCATCACTGTACCCTGCCGAGCTTTCCGGCGGGCAGAAGCAGCGTGTGGCCATAGCCCGCGCGCTGGCCATGGATCCCAAGGTCATCCTGCTGGACGAGCCCACTTCGGCACTGGACCCCGAACTGGTGGGCGAAGTGCTCACCGTTATCCGCGATCTGGCGCGCGGCGGCATGACCATGATCATGGCCACACACCAGATGGATTTTGCACAGGCTCTGGCACACGAAATCCTCTTCATGCAGGACGGTGCCATCATTGAGCAGGGAACCCCGGCGGAACTGCTGGCCGAAGGCGCCAACACACGCACGCAGGATTTCTGCAGCAGGCTTTCCAACCTGTGCGAGGAGCTGTGCTAGTGCTGGACAGCTTTTATACCGACCAGCTGTTTCCCGCGCTGAACAGAGGTCTGCTGATGAGCTTTCTGCTCATTGTGCCTTCCGCGCTGCTGGGACAGCTTACCGGCATAGCCGTTGGTACGCTGCGTGTCTTCGGGTCCGCGCCGGTTAAAAAAATAATGAATGCCTACACGGCGGTATTCCGCGGTGTTCCGCTGATGGTACAACTTTTTGTGCTGTATTTCGGCCTGCCCAACGTGGGCATTTATCTTGAACCGTACACAGCCGCGCTGGCAGGCTTTGTGCTGTGCAGCGGTGCGTACAATTCGGAATATGTGCGCGGCGCCCTGCTTTCCATCAGACAGGGCCAGATAAAAGCCGCTCAGGCTCTGGGCATGAGCAAATTCAAAACCATTTTCTGGATCGTCATTCCACAGGCGTTCCGCCGCGCCCTGCCCGGCTGCGGCAACGAGGTGATCTACCTCATCAAATACTCCTCGCTGGCGTACATCATCACCTGCATTGAACTGACCGGCGAAGCGCGTGCCGTGGCCACCAAGACCTTCCGCTTCACCGAAGCGTTCATGGTGGTCGGCATGTACTATCTGGCACTGGTGACCGTTGCCACGTGGATACTGGACAAGCTTGAGCAGCGTCTGTACATCCCCGGTTTCGGACGCAGCAAAAAATAACCCTCCGTTCCGCGCTCCGCGGGGCCGACCATATGCCGACACGACATAGCCGCCCCGCCGGAAAGGCGTGAGCGGCTTTTTTACGCACAGGGCCAGCCCGTCTGCGGCAACAGCCCGGACGGCGGCCATATATCCGGCTGCCCGCACGGAGAAACGCAAATGACCTGCACCACCACACCCGACCTTGACCGCATTGCTGAAGAGCTTACAGCCATTCTGGGGCCGCAGGGCGTACTGACCGCCCCCGGAGAACCCTATGACCGCGATTCTTCGCCTTTCACAGCCGCACCGGACATCGTGGCACTGCCCGAAACGACCGAACAGGTCAGCCGCATAGTCCGGCTTGCCAGCCGGCTCGGTTTTGCCCTCATTCCCCGCGGGGCGGGCACCGGCACCGCCGGCGGCTGCCTGCCGCTGAGCGGCGGAGTTGTGATATCGCTGGAACGCATGAAGCGCATCATCACGCTGGATACCCGAAGCCTGTACGCTCACGTGGAAGCCGGAGTGATTACCGGAGAGCTGCGCGATGCCGCAGCCGGACAGGGACTGTTTTTTCCGCCTGATCCGGCAAGTCTGGACACCTCGACCATAGGCGGCAACGTGGCCACCAATGCCGGCGGCCCCGCCTGCGTCAAATACGGTGTCATGCGCGACTATGTGCTGGGTGTCGAAGCCGTCATGCCCGACGGCGAAGTGATACAGGCGGGAGTACGCACGCGCAAAGGCGTTGTGGGCTACGACATGGCGCATCTGCTTACAGGGTCGGAAGGCACGCTGGGTATCATCACCTCCGTGTATCTGAAGCTCATCCCGCTGCCTCCCGCCACGGTGGGGCTGGCAGCCGTGTTCCCTTCGCTGCCCGATGCCATGCGCACAGTGGCCGCCGTGCTGGGACGCGGGCACCTGCCCAGCGCCATTGAATTTCTGGACCATAAATGTCTGGGGCTTGTGGGTGACAAGCTGCCCTTTTCCGTGGAAGACAAATCCGCCTCGCTGCTGATCATCGAACTGGACGGACGGACGGAAGCCATCACACCGGAAATCGACATGGTGGCGGCCATATGTACCGAGCACGGCGCCACGCACCTGATGCCCGGCGGCACAAGGAAGGAACGCGACACCATCTGGAACGTACGCCGCGAAGTTTCCACACGCATACGCGAACATGCGGCACGGTCCTTCTCGGAAGATGTGGTAGTGCCCATCGGCAGCATAGCCTCATTCATTGCCGAGGTTCCCGACTTTGAAAACCGGTTCGGGCTGGATATATTCGCCTTCGGCCATGCGGGCGACGGAAACATCCACCTTATTCTCACCGTGCCCCGCGCGGCACGGCCGGACACGCAGGCACCGCGTCTTGAAGACGGCATAGAAGCCGTTGCCCGCCGCGTACTTGAACTGGGCGGCACCATTTCCGGCGAACACGGTGTGGGCGAAGCCAAAAAACACCTGCTGCCGCTGGAAATAGCACCGGCGTCACTGCGGCTGCAGCGCGGCATCAAACAGCTGTTCGACCCCTGCAACATCATGAATCCGGGCAAGGTCTTTCCCTAGCCTGTATATTTTCCGGAGCTGAACGTGGCAAAACACAGAAGACGAAAACCAATGCCCCCGCTGCCGCCCCCGCGGTTTTCCCGCCGGCTGTACGTGCATGTGGCGCCGGCGGATGTCGGCATGTTCCGGTTTCTGCTCGAAGCGCAGGACAATCTGGGCTACATGAGCGTCATCAACAAGTTTGACGGCGTGCTGCAGGTGGTCTTTTCGCCCCATCAGGAACGCGAAATGCGCGATTTTCTGCAGGGCATGCAGCAGACAATCGCCTTTACCATCAGCGAACCGCCCGCCTGCGGTCCCATTGCAGCACACCCTGCCCCGCAGGATGCGCAGGCCGACCCGCGCACCCGGTAACGATATGAGGCACCGCCGCAACGCGCTGCCGTGCAGATAAAACCACCACGGACTGTGCAGACAAAAACGGGCATGGTCCGGCTGTGCGGCCACATGCGCAAGAAAGGCTTCCGCATACAAAAAGACGCGCTTCCGGTCACGGAAGCGCGTCACAAAAATACAGGCGCACGCGGGGCAACTCAGGCCCGCCCTTTTCTGAAGGCCATCAGCTCACGCATCATATCCAGCTTGTCCATGGTCTGATTCACCCGCCAGTAAAATTCTTCAACTTCGAACGGCTTTGTCAGAAAATCGCTGGCACCGTTTTTTAAAAAACGGGCGGTGAGCGGGCCGGACCCCGCAGCGGATACCCCGATAAGCCCCATCTCGTCCGGTCTGTACCGCTGGCGCAGTTCGCTGACCAGCTCGACCCCCGTCATGCGGGGCATATTGTCATCGGTAATGACCAGCCCGATGTTGTTACCGGCTTCGATAATTTCCAGCGCCTCGCGACCGTTCTCGGCCTGAAGCACCTGAAAGCGCTGCACTTCAAGCAGGTGCGCCATCTGATGCCGTGCCGTGCGCGAATCATCCACCACCAGAGCCCGCACCCACTGGTTACGGAACACCCGCACCAGCGCCGCCACCATGGGATCCATATCGCGGACGCTGCCTTTGAGAAAATAATCCACCACACTGCGGTCAAAAAACCGTGCCCGCACCCCTTCGTCGAAAGACGCCGTAAGCACCACACTGGGCACCCCCGCGGCAATGCAGGCATCGGCAGCTTCGCCGTCGGGCGCATCGGGCAGATTAAGGTCCACCACGGCAATGAAAAGCCCTTCTTCGGGATTAGCGCCGGCCAGAGCACTGCGGGTTTCCAGAACATCCCGGGTTTCCTGCAGCGAAGATGCCGTCACCACGCGGAAGGGGGTCAACGTTTCAATATGATTCTGGATTATCCGTGTCTGCACGGGGCTGTCTTCTACCAGCAGCACCGTACGGGCAACCTGTTCAGCCATGATGCACTCCTTGATACACACGGTCCGGACATGATTGTCCGCGCCGTGCAATGACGGGTAAGTCCTGCCGCCGCTCCTGCGAAGCACTACAGCAGCAGGCCCTGTGCCGGTTTCCGCCGGCCGCCCCCGCGGGAGACGGGTGCCGGAACAGGATGATTTTCAAGCGCCGCCACAGCGGCCACATAACCGTCCACATCAAATTTGGACCGTGCTCCGTTATAGCTCATGAAACGGATGGTGCCAAACACTTCGCGTTCGCGCCACGGCCTGTCGTGCACCCCGCCCACAGACCACGCCGCGCCTGCGTATCCGTTGGAGTCACGCCCGTCCAGCGACCAGCGGTCGTTCTGGCGGATGACAATGCGCAGCGCCTCTTCAGGCGACTCGGTCCATTCAAGAATTTTTTTGGCCCAGTACATGCGCATGTACCCGTGCATCTTGCCGGTAAGCACTATTTCCTGCTGCGCCGCATTCCACAGCGGGTCATGGGTGCGGGCCTTTTCCAGCTGCTGCTCATCGTACAGATACGGGCGGCGGTCTGCGCGGTGTCTGTCCAGCGTCTTCAGCGCCCAGTCGGGAAAAGCTTCCACGCTGTCGTAGGACGGTTCATACCAGCAGAAATTATCCGCCAGCTCACGCCGCACCACAAGTTCTTCCACAAAGGCAGCGGCCCCTTCGCCGTACGTGCCTCCGGCAGTAGTCCCCTGTGCCTGCATAACCTCCAGCACCGCGCGCTGAGCCGACAGCATGCCGAAATGCAGATATGGTGACAGATGCGAAAGCACCGGCATGAGCGGATTATTCCGTTCGGCGGCATAACGGTGCATACGCACCCTGATGAACGCCGTCAGTTCGGCCAGTGCCGCGTTCTCTCCGGGGGGCAGCCAGCCCGCCGGCTGCACTGATGCATCGGCCTGCAGACTGTCCAGCGCCGCCTGCCAGTCCGGACGCTGATACGCGCCTTTCCACGGCACGGCTGCGGGCTGCAGGGCAGGCAGCGGATCAAGGTATTCATCAAGCAGGCGGTGAATTTTAGGGCGTATGGTACGGGCCGCGTATTCGCGTTTGTCAGAAGCACGCAGGCAGGGCACCACATTGCGGCTGTCCACCACATCCACGGCTATGTCCAGCTGTCTGGCGGCTTCCACCGCGCTGCGTATCCACTGCCGCTTGATGCGCAGCGTGTCAAAATCGGTCACCACGCGTGACGCGCCGTGCGCCTGTGCAAAGCGGACAACCTCCTCCGGCGGCGTACCGCGCAGAAGAAACAGCGGAATGCCCAGCTCTTCCAGAATACGGGCAGTTTCTTCCAGCCCCTGCAGCATAAAATGGAAATGCCGCAGTCCGGCATCGATAAACTGCGGCACAAGGCAGAACACCACGGCCAGAGGCGCTCCGTCGGCCGCGGCGCACTGCTGCGCATGCAGCAGCGCCCAGTTGTCACGGGCGCGCATCTCGCGGTGCATCCAGTACAGAACCGGCGCTCCCGCGGCATGTCCGCGGGCTTCTTGCGGCGGTACCGTGCTGTAACTCAGACGTCCAGAGTGCATTATCCCTCCGGCAGGGTATCCTGACAGGTCCGCAGGTCTTTCATCACTTCCAGCACGCTTACGGTCTGGTTAACGCGCCAGTAAAATTCCTCCACCTCAAACGGCTTGGTCAGAAAATCGTTGGCGCCGTTTTTCAGAAACTGCGCCGTCAGCGAACCTGACCCCGCGGCGGAAACGCCCACTATGGCGATACGGTCGACCTTGTAGCGGGCACGCACGGTCTTCACCAGTTCAAAGCCGTCCATGTTGGGCATGTTGTAGTCGGTGATTATCAGACCGATGTCAGGATTTTCCGCCAGCCTGTCCACGGCTTCCAGCCCGTCGGCGGCTTCCAGCACCTGAAAGCGCTGCACTTCGAGCAGATGGCGCAGGTGGGCACGAGACATGCGCGAATCTTCGACCACAAGGGCTTTGACAAACTGGTTTTTAAAAAGCCGCTCCAGACTGCGGACCATGGGGTCCATATCCTGAATGGTGCCCTTGAAAAAGAAATCGGCCACGTTGCGCTCGATGAACCGTCTGCGGATATCCTCGTTGAAGGTGGCGGTAAGCACCACGGTGGGCACCCCGAAATCAAGGCACAGATCCACGCCCTCGCCGTTGGGGGCGTCGGGCAGATTCAGGTCTATGACCGCCACGAAAATACGCTCTTTGTGGGTGGTCAGCAGGGCTCTGGCTTCTTCCAGCGTATATGCAGCCAGCGTGTCAAACTGGCTGAGCGCCATTATCTGGTTGCGGATTATTTTTGACTGAACGGGGCTGTCTTCAATGATAAGCACCGTCTGGGCCGCATAAAGAGCTTCCATATCATTCATCATACCAAACCCTTGAGGGATATGCAGAACGCGGAAAAACCGGCCGCGCATACCCTCAACCATAGCGGCAGCACGTCCGGCAGGCAACGAAAATCAAGCGCGGCGGGACGTACGCGCCCATGCGAAAAGGCGCGTTGCCAGCCAGTCAAGGACAAGAGCGGGATTCACATTGTAAATGAGAGAGTCCTGACACTCCGCCAGCGCTTCATCCAGACGGCGCATGGCGGCGGTATCAAGGCGCGAGACAAGCAGGCGGGCAAACGAAGACGCCCCGCGGCCGGTGAGAGCCAGGGCAAGCTGGCGCTGCAGAAATGCCACCAGCTGCAACGCAGTTCCCTGATCGATGCTGCCCTTGGCACCGGTGCGGGCAAACCAGCCCTCTTCGCCTGACACAAAACCGGCAAGGGCATCGGCCCATTCCTGCACGGCAGGGTCGCAGGCGCCGCCGTCCGGCCAGGCCAGAGTCAGCACCCAGCTGCGGGAAACAAGAGTCGGCAGCAGACGCTCACGCTGCGGGGCCAGCAGAACAAAACTGGTTCCGGGACGGGGTTCTTCCAGCGATTTAAGAAGGGCATTGGCGGCCTCTATGCCCAGCGACTGAGCCTCGGCCAGCACAACCACACGGTAGCGGCCTCTGGGAGGTTCGCCCAGCACGGCACGCACGGCGCGCACATCATCAATCTTGATGGAACCCTGCGCACCGTCCAGATAAAACATATCGCGGTTGTTGCGCGTGGCAAACTGGGTGCAGACAGCGCAGGAAAGGCAGGGCGCACCGGTCCCCGCGCAGTTGAGACGCGCGGCCCACCACAGCGCCACGGCCTCGCGTTCGCGGGGGGTGCCGCCTTCCAGCAGCAGCACCTGCGGCACAGAGCCGGCAAGCCGCTCAAGATAGCCCCGCACCCTGTCGTGACGCGACGACAGGGCCGGGGCTATGATATCAGAGGCATGCGGCGCACAGAGCGTTTCACCCTGAGCGGACACGTCTTATTTCCTGTTGAGCGTCTGGTCGCGTTCGGGGCCCACGGAAATCATGGACACAGGCACGCCCAGCAGCTCTTCGATACGGCAGATATAATTACGGGCGGCCTCGGGCAGGTCTTCCCATGTTTTGGCTGCGGTTATGTCGTCATCCCATCCGGGCATGGTTTCATATACCGGTGTCACATGGGCAAGGCCGTTCTGTTCCTGCGGCGGGTGCTGCAGACGCTGGCCGTTGTATTCGTAAGCCACACAGATTTTCAGTTCCTTCAGCCCGCTCATGACATCCAGCTTGGTCAGAGCTATGTCGGTGGGACCGTTCAGGCGCACCGATTCGCGCAGCAGGGCGCAGTCCAGCCACCCGCAGCGACGCTTGCGGCCGGTGGTGGCGCCGAATTCGTGCCCCACGCTCTGCATGTGGTTGCCGGCTTCGTCATCAAGCTCGGTGGGGAAGGGGCCTGCGCCCACACGGGTGGTGTACGCTTTTACTATGGCCACCACACGGTCCAGACGCGAAGCGGGAATACCGCTGCCCGCGGCGGCGTTGCCGGCCACGGTGTTGGAAGAGGTCACAAAAGGATATGTACCGTGGTCGATATCCAGATGCGTTCCCTGCGCGCCCTCGAACATGACGCCGGAATCATTTGCCCATGCATCTTCGATAACCGAAGACACATCGGTCAGATACGGCACCAGACGGCCGCCCACGGCCATCACTTCGTCAAACACCGCATCCACGGACATGGCTTCGCGCCCGTACAATGCCGTGAACAGGGCGTTCTTTTCCACCAGAGCGGCTTCTATCTTCGAGCGCAGCAGTGCGGGGTCGGCCAGATCGCCGGCACGCACGCCGATGCGCGACATTTTATCTTCGTAGCAGGGACCAATGCCACGGCCTGTGGTGCCGATCCTGCTTTCTTTGTTTTTAAAGTCCTCACGGGCGACATCAAGCGCCTTGTGATAAGGCATGATCACATGGGCCTTGCGGCTGATCATGAGCCTCTGGGGGCCCACGTCGATACCACGCTCTGCAAGGGCTTCCACTTCCTTCCAGAACACCACGGGGTCCAGCACCACTCCGTTGCCGATAAGGCACGTTTTGCCTTCGTGCAGAATGCCGGAGGGAATAAGGTGCAGTATGTAGGACTTGTCACCCACAATAACGGTGTGGCCCGCGTTGTTTCCGCCCTGGAAGCGGACGATGACGTCTATTTCCCGGGAAAGCAGGTCGACGATCTTACCTTTTCCTTCGTCGCCCCACTGTGCTCCCATGATTACCACGTTTGACATTTCCATCTCCTTGTGACATGCAGGTCGCCTTTCCGACGCAAAACAGGAGTTCGGCGCACGGCATAAGGGATCATTACCTACATGCCGCCAATAGAAAAGTCAAACGGATGGCCACCGGAAAAGGCCCCGCAACCTGCTTCGGACGGGCTCTCCTCTGTACGTTTCTCGCCTCGCATCCCGTCCGGACACGTCACCTTCTCATGAAACAATCACATACACGCATGGGCAAGCGCCTGCTCGCCGCACTGTCAGTGACGGTGCTGAGCATCCTGCTCTCATGCTCCGAGCGCGAAAAGCAGCCCGTGCAGCCCGACAACACGCTGCGCGTGGTGGCCCCGCACAGGGAACGTGTTTCCAGCGCTCTGTCCCCTTACGGCCCGGGTTACGAACATGAACTTGTTATGCATTTTGCCCGCCAGGCCGGCTATGATATTGAATGGATCGAAGCTTCCACCATGGAAGACGCCCTGCAGGCGCTGGCCGAAAGACGCGGCGACCTCATTGTGGGATACGGCGGCGACATAACCGCCGCTCCGCAGACAACAACCCGCCACAACGACGCGCCGCCGCCGTCACCCGTGGTGTCCGGCCCGGCGTACGGCCATTACAACCCGGTGCTGGTGCACAGCACGCGCCGCTACGGCCTGCGCCGCGGCAATGAAATGTGCGACACTCCGGTACTGGTCACCGCAGACCCCGAACTGGAAGAAATACTGGAAGCCAAGGCCGACACGCTGGAATGCGTGCCCATGACCGAGGCTTCACAAGACGTCTACCTGACGCCGATTCTCCAGTCGCTCGACACCAACAGCGCCCGGTTCGCCATGCTGGACAATCTGGGGTACAGCCTGTGGCAGCCATTTTACCCCGGTGTGCGCACCGCCAAGGTGCTCACCCAGAAAATACCATACCGCTGGTTCTGGCGCGGCGACGACGCGCGTCTCAACGAGGCTGCGCTGTCTTTCTGGGCCCAGCGCGAAAACGACTCTCTGCTGGACGACATGCAGGAGCGGTATTTCGGCTTTCTGCCGGAAGAGGTGGACCGCTATGACGTGGCACTGCTGCGCCGCGCTCTGGAAAGCAAAGTACCGCAGTATGCACAGGCCATCGGCAACGCTGCCAGAGAACAGAGCATCGATCCGCTGCTGCTCATCGCCGTCATCTATCAGGAATCACGCTTTGACGCCGACGCACGCAGCAAAACAGGTGTGCGCGGCCTGATGATGGTAACGCAGGACACCGCCCGGCTGCTGGGCATCAACCGCCTTGACCCGGAGCAGTCCATACGGGGCGGCGCCCGCTACCTGCGCATGCTGTGGGATTCGCTGGAAGACATGGAGCTTGACCCCTGGAACCGCTGGTTTTTCACACTGGCGGCATACAATCAGGGGCCCGGCCATCTGTTCGACGCCATCAAGCTCAGCCGCGCCCGCGGCGGCACCGGCCGCACGTGGCGCGAACTGAAAGAGGTATATCCTCTGCTTGCATGGGAACGCTGGTACAGCCGCACCAAGCACGGCTACTGTCGCGGGTTCGAGGCGGTAGCCTATGTGGAGAACATCCGCTTCTACTATTACATCCTCAACGGATTACTCACTCTCGCGCGGCCTGAAACTGAGGATCTTGGCCCTCTTCTGAGCGGGCTGCCCCCCGACTGGCCCGTCGGCGCCGGAACGTGACGCTCCCTCGAACAGGCTGATATCGCCGTCGTAACCGGAAAGCGGCGGCAGTCCGTCATCGGGGCGGGCCATTTCGGACATATGGCTGTTATGCAGCTGGTTTTTCCAGCGCACGGCCTGCACCATGCCAAAGGCGATGGCCGCCTCTTCCCAGCGGGAAGAAGGCTCGAACCGTTCGACCCGTTCGGCCAGTGTGTCCCACAACGCCATAAGGGACGCCTCGTCGTATGAATTGAGCTGACGGGCAAGCTTGAGCAATGCTCGTTCCATCGGGTTGATTCTCCTGCATGTTTGATAACGGCGGGGCAATAACACAATGCTGCGGTCCGCACACGCCGGCCGGTAAAGGCCGGACGCGGTCCCACGCTACGCCAAACGGGGCGGGGCTTCAAATGGAAATTGCCCACCGCAACGCCCTGTGGTACCCTGCCCGCCTCGCATGACCGCATGCGGCGGGGCGCCGGTTCACGCGCCGCCGCCATCCAATCAATCTGCACGGGCGCGCGGCGTCCGTCTAGCCGGAGTTCACAGCAGCATGAGCGACCTCAAGAAAATGTACAGCACCCTGCAGGAAGATCCGTTTCCTGCTGAAATGACCCTGCGTCTGGGCGATCAGGAACTGCATTACACCAAGCGCACCTGGACCATCGACGGTCAGGAAAAAGGCCTGCGCTACGGCGAAAACCCCGACCAGCCCGCAGCCCTGTACCAGCTGGACAAGGGCAGCCTGACACTGGGCGGGGTAACCTTCCGCGGGCCGGGTGCCGGTCTTGTCTCCTCCCTTGAGGAAAAGCACATGATTCAGGCCGGCAAGCACCCCGGCAAGACCAATTTCACCGACGTGGACAACGCGCTGAATATCCTGCAATACCTTGATGCAAAGCCCGCTGCCCTCATCATGAAACATAACAACCCCAGCGGTGCAGCATGGAGCAGCGACGGCGTGGCAACAGCGCTGGAACGCGCCTTCTGGTGCGACCGCATCGCAGCTTTCGGCGGCGCGGTCATTGTCAACCGTCCGCTGGACAAAAAAGCGGCCGAGCTTATCAGCTCATGCTATTTCGAGGTGGTGGCGGCTCCTGATTTTGAAGAAGGCGTGGTTGAAATGCTCAAAAGCAGGAAAAATCTGCGTATTCTGCAGATTCCCGGCATCAGCCGTCTGCCCGAACTGGCCCGCATGCCGTTCATCGACCTGAAGTCGCTGCAGGACGGCGGCATCATCATGCAGCACTCTTTCCGCAACCGCATTCTGAGCGCAGATGATTTTCTGCCTGCAACGGCGGAAAAAGACGGCGTCACCGTCAATGCGCGCAAACCTTCCCCGCAGGAAGCC harbors:
- a CDS encoding amino acid ABC transporter ATP-binding protein, which produces MTAAKSPILRVENVCKQLGGKEILKSVTLSVNKGELKVLIGPSGAGKSTLLQCINYLIPPDSGDVYLENRKVELHRKAELYELRQQVGMIFQDFNLFDHLTAADNVSIALRKVKGMSRKDAAARAMQELERVGLVERASLYPAELSGGQKQRVAIARALAMDPKVILLDEPTSALDPELVGEVLTVIRDLARGGMTMIMATHQMDFAQALAHEILFMQDGAIIEQGTPAELLAEGANTRTQDFCSRLSNLCEELC
- a CDS encoding amino acid ABC transporter permease, which gives rise to MLDSFYTDQLFPALNRGLLMSFLLIVPSALLGQLTGIAVGTLRVFGSAPVKKIMNAYTAVFRGVPLMVQLFVLYFGLPNVGIYLEPYTAALAGFVLCSGAYNSEYVRGALLSIRQGQIKAAQALGMSKFKTIFWIVIPQAFRRALPGCGNEVIYLIKYSSLAYIITCIELTGEARAVATKTFRFTEAFMVVGMYYLALVTVATWILDKLEQRLYIPGFGRSKK
- a CDS encoding FAD-binding oxidoreductase; this translates as MTCTTTPDLDRIAEELTAILGPQGVLTAPGEPYDRDSSPFTAAPDIVALPETTEQVSRIVRLASRLGFALIPRGAGTGTAGGCLPLSGGVVISLERMKRIITLDTRSLYAHVEAGVITGELRDAAAGQGLFFPPDPASLDTSTIGGNVATNAGGPACVKYGVMRDYVLGVEAVMPDGEVIQAGVRTRKGVVGYDMAHLLTGSEGTLGIITSVYLKLIPLPPATVGLAAVFPSLPDAMRTVAAVLGRGHLPSAIEFLDHKCLGLVGDKLPFSVEDKSASLLIIELDGRTEAITPEIDMVAAICTEHGATHLMPGGTRKERDTIWNVRREVSTRIREHAARSFSEDVVVPIGSIASFIAEVPDFENRFGLDIFAFGHAGDGNIHLILTVPRAARPDTQAPRLEDGIEAVARRVLELGGTISGEHGVGEAKKHLLPLEIAPASLRLQRGIKQLFDPCNIMNPGKVFP
- a CDS encoding DUF4911 domain-containing protein; protein product: MPPLPPPRFSRRLYVHVAPADVGMFRFLLEAQDNLGYMSVINKFDGVLQVVFSPHQEREMRDFLQGMQQTIAFTISEPPACGPIAAHPAPQDAQADPRTR
- a CDS encoding response regulator, whose product is MAEQVARTVLLVEDSPVQTRIIQNHIETLTPFRVVTASSLQETRDVLETRSALAGANPEEGLFIAVVDLNLPDAPDGEAADACIAAGVPSVVLTASFDEGVRARFFDRSVVDYFLKGSVRDMDPMVAALVRVFRNQWVRALVVDDSRTARHQMAHLLEVQRFQVLQAENGREALEIIEAGNNIGLVITDDNMPRMTGVELVSELRQRYRPDEMGLIGVSAAGSGPLTARFLKNGASDFLTKPFEVEEFYWRVNQTMDKLDMMRELMAFRKGRA
- a CDS encoding deoxyribodipyrimidine photo-lyase, with the protein product MHSGRLSYSTVPPQEARGHAAGAPVLYWMHREMRARDNWALLHAQQCAAADGAPLAVVFCLVPQFIDAGLRHFHFMLQGLEETARILEELGIPLFLLRGTPPEEVVRFAQAHGASRVVTDFDTLRIKRQWIRSAVEAARQLDIAVDVVDSRNVVPCLRASDKREYAARTIRPKIHRLLDEYLDPLPALQPAAVPWKGAYQRPDWQAALDSLQADASVQPAGWLPPGENAALAELTAFIRVRMHRYAAERNNPLMPVLSHLSPYLHFGMLSAQRAVLEVMQAQGTTAGGTYGEGAAAFVEELVVRRELADNFCWYEPSYDSVEAFPDWALKTLDRHRADRRPYLYDEQQLEKARTHDPLWNAAQQEIVLTGKMHGYMRMYWAKKILEWTESPEEALRIVIRQNDRWSLDGRDSNGYAGAAWSVGGVHDRPWREREVFGTIRFMSYNGARSKFDVDGYVAAVAALENHPVPAPVSRGGGRRKPAQGLLL
- a CDS encoding response regulator, which gives rise to MMNDMEALYAAQTVLIIEDSPVQSKIIRNQIMALSQFDTLAAYTLEEARALLTTHKERIFVAVIDLNLPDAPNGEGVDLCLDFGVPTVVLTATFNEDIRRRFIERNVADFFFKGTIQDMDPMVRSLERLFKNQFVKALVVEDSRMSRAHLRHLLEVQRFQVLEAADGLEAVDRLAENPDIGLIITDYNMPNMDGFELVKTVRARYKVDRIAIVGVSAAGSGSLTAQFLKNGANDFLTKPFEVEEFYWRVNQTVSVLEVMKDLRTCQDTLPEG
- a CDS encoding DNA polymerase III subunit delta', which gives rise to MSAQGETLCAPHASDIIAPALSSRHDRVRGYLERLAGSVPQVLLLEGGTPREREAVALWWAARLNCAGTGAPCLSCAVCTQFATRNNRDMFYLDGAQGSIKIDDVRAVRAVLGEPPRGRYRVVVLAEAQSLGIEAANALLKSLEEPRPGTSFVLLAPQRERLLPTLVSRSWVLTLAWPDGGACDPAVQEWADALAGFVSGEEGWFARTGAKGSIDQGTALQLVAFLQRQLALALTGRGASSFARLLVSRLDTAAMRRLDEALAECQDSLIYNVNPALVLDWLATRLFAWARTSRRA
- a CDS encoding adenylosuccinate synthase, with translation MSNVVIMGAQWGDEGKGKIVDLLSREIDVIVRFQGGNNAGHTVIVGDKSYILHLIPSGILHEGKTCLIGNGVVLDPVVFWKEVEALAERGIDVGPQRLMISRKAHVIMPYHKALDVAREDFKNKESRIGTTGRGIGPCYEDKMSRIGVRAGDLADPALLRSKIEAALVEKNALFTALYGREAMSVDAVFDEVMAVGGRLVPYLTDVSSVIEDAWANDSGVMFEGAQGTHLDIDHGTYPFVTSSNTVAGNAAAGSGIPASRLDRVVAIVKAYTTRVGAGPFPTELDDEAGNHMQSVGHEFGATTGRKRRCGWLDCALLRESVRLNGPTDIALTKLDVMSGLKELKICVAYEYNGQRLQHPPQEQNGLAHVTPVYETMPGWDDDITAAKTWEDLPEAARNYICRIEELLGVPVSMISVGPERDQTLNRK
- a CDS encoding transglycosylase SLT domain-containing protein, translating into MKQSHTRMGKRLLAALSVTVLSILLSCSEREKQPVQPDNTLRVVAPHRERVSSALSPYGPGYEHELVMHFARQAGYDIEWIEASTMEDALQALAERRGDLIVGYGGDITAAPQTTTRHNDAPPPSPVVSGPAYGHYNPVLVHSTRRYGLRRGNEMCDTPVLVTADPELEEILEAKADTLECVPMTEASQDVYLTPILQSLDTNSARFAMLDNLGYSLWQPFYPGVRTAKVLTQKIPYRWFWRGDDARLNEAALSFWAQRENDSLLDDMQERYFGFLPEEVDRYDVALLRRALESKVPQYAQAIGNAAREQSIDPLLLIAVIYQESRFDADARSKTGVRGLMMVTQDTARLLGINRLDPEQSIRGGARYLRMLWDSLEDMELDPWNRWFFTLAAYNQGPGHLFDAIKLSRARGGTGRTWRELKEVYPLLAWERWYSRTKHGYCRGFEAVAYVENIRFYYYILNGLLTLARPETEDLGPLLSGLPPDWPVGAGT